The genomic stretch gggcatgttttggattatagcgctacattcggcagggagtgtaacggtttcgctatcctcaagtttccttttattagaaagaatttcttttaagaatttagcatatgaaggcatctgcgtaatagcttcggtaaacggaattgtaacgtttaattgtttaaggagatcaacaaattttctaaattggcctacatctttggttttaacaagcctttgagggtaaggtataggtggtttgtaaggtggtggaggtacataaggttccttcttttctagggtttccttattactctcttccttttccttaggttcactttcctcagtagatttcttagggttttggttttctatccttgggtcagacggtccttccacttccgttccacttcttaatataattgcatgagcttggcttctcggattgggttggggctgtccagggaatgtaccagttggtgcagcagtaggtgcttgttgttgagctacttgagatatttgcgtttccagcattttgttatgggtagccagggcatctactttgcttgctagttgtttaagttgttcgccagtgtgtatgttctggtttaagaaatctttattggtttgttgttgggaagctataaattttccatcatgatttccaggttggattttctaggggtattattgttaggattctgtttctgatatcccggaggtatagatggggcttgatttggagactgtccaggtgcgtataaagcattattactcttatatgagaagtttggatggttcttccaatttgggttataggtattcgaataggggcttccttgagcatagtttacttgctctgcttggattccagtcaagagttgacattccgcaggagtgtggccttggattccacagacctcacaattctgagttatagcaaccacggctgctggaggtgatacgtttaaactttcaattttctggaccaaagcatccacttttgcattgacgtgatcaaggttacttatctcgtacatgccagttttcggttgaggtttttccacattcgttcgttcggttccccactgatagtggttttgggccatgctctcgataagctggtaagcatcagcgtaaggtttgttcattagtgcaccacctacagcggcgtctattgttaaccttgtattgtataagagaccattataaaatgtgtgaattactaaccagtcttccaaaccatggtgtgggcaaagtctcatcatgtctttgtatctttcccatgcttcgaaaagagactcgttgtctttctgtttaaatccgtttatctgggctcttaacatagctgttttgcttggcggaaaatatcgggcaagaaaaactttcttcaactcgttccatgtggtgactgagttggaaggaagagattgaagccatcttctagcgctatctcttaatgagaaaggaaaaagacgaagtcgaattgcctctgaagtgacaccattagctttaacagtatcagcgtattggacaaatacggataaatgaaggtttggatcttcggtaagatttccagagaattggttctgttgcacagcctgcaacaacgaaggtttaagttcaacgttgtttgcttcgattgcgggcggagcaatacttgaatgcggttcatcttgcgatggagcggcgtaatctctaagagcacgagctggttctgccatctcggttaaagaaggaaaaatgtttttgaaatcaggaaggtttataggagggagattgttttcagcacgatattcccgaattcgtcgtaagactcggagatatagttcgatatcgttgattcgtaaatagagcggttcgccttgagagcgagtgcgtggcatacaaatcaacgaaagaaagaaaatagaagaaaaagaaaccttagtctctacagcgtaacggaagagttacgatatcgattgaataaaagtccccggcaacggcgccaaaaacttgatcgctcgactgggtgagtcgagaatgggatacaaactgcaagtgcacagttctatcgcgtagttttaaaagatatcgatcccacagggacttatgaatcgatataccgttatctaaggttactacgtaaatctaaggtgaaaatgtttgattgtttgggaaaaactaagagctaaactaatatctagattaaatattaataagacggatatcggtatgtagttcgtcaaaactagggaatcaagtctttgtcggtttcttggttttaaaatgaatcgtttcggttaactttatgggtaaaggttctatctcaaactctcgctctgttgaataaaccatgatttatattaatgttgctgtcacttataattaagtcaaaaaccatattttgaaagcaataaagttgcagaaactctttttaagaaaatactgaccgttttaaacacccttatctcaaactctcgctctgttgacttaggttatataattaaatccaaatgcttaactctcgtcctcacattcaatctttaaaaatactttttggaaaaggtcagaatttaattaactctaaaacttgctctcgccctgatctagaattaatgcctaacttacactgtccagttaaaatctcaaactctcgctctattgattttaacttctttatgtcttttacttttgtaaaaaatcttgttattaaacctgtaagttgagaccgtaaaaagattgattttgattttaagtttaggtagaccgactcagtcttgatcccttattctgcttactttacataccgatacctaggcaaattagccagacatgctaaataaataagaatttatatcatgcataaacagactcattccaggcagataatatagataacactacaacaaacaagaccttagacagcgctttttttagccttagacagcgctttaaaacgctgtctaaacctccgctgctaaaggtttagacagcgcttttttaaatcttaaaagcgctgtctaagccccccccttagacagcgctttggccaaaagcgctttataagacctcttattttaaattttttaggtataccttagacagcgcttttgaaaagcgctgtctaagccccacccccttagacagcgctttggccaaaagcgctttctaagacccttctattttaatttttttaggtataccttagacagcgcttttcaaaaagcgctgtctaagccacccccttagacagcgctttttcctaaagcgctttctaatcccccccttagacagcgctttttacaaaagcgctgtctaaggtatacgaaaatttttgaaacttttgttttaaaccacattttttctAGGTTTATtaaccagaatttctacctgttttcaaccagattttgacagacaattatcacattttatatatgccattttggccttttttctaccaatttttggctaacaaatatatatatataccaattcaaaccaattttgccttaaatgtatcaaaatatatacaaatttatgtacacatttacaagtcataacatatactacaaatgtacacattaattacacaaatttatgaacaacATCTGCCTTGCTATTTACATCCGATTTCCCATCATCACCCTCCTTATACCCGATCATTTTATTTAACTGGTTCCAGTCCTCTTCACTGAAATTGAATTCCTCGGTTTCCTCTTTAGGAGAGTTACCGTTCCTAACAGTGTATGTGATTATAGGTGAGCAGCACAGTCAAAACTAAAGTAAAATCCAAATTTAATGGCTGAAATATTAAATTGAAAGTATTTCTAGAAAGGACTCCACACCATCCAAATACCTTGTTATGCCTTCACTGAAGATATTTCATTACCCAGAATACGCGTTTTCTCCTGACTTAGGTCAGTTTCTCTGTATAGTTTCAGAAGTGATTCATAACCCGAGCGGTTAGATTTGGTTGCCCGTTTCATTACAGCCACGTAAACTGCCTGCCAACATAAAAAAAGTCATCAAAAGAAGAATACATAAGAAGATTCCATATGTTCAAAATTTCTAATGATGCTGCAGCGAACCCTTCTTATATCAGGTGGAAGAAGTGGAGTATTTCTGTTTTCTAAGAAAGCCTGGAATCGCCTGCTTGCTTCATCCAGTGTCAGATCATGTCCAAATTCAGCAAGGGAAGTCAAAATTTCTCCTCTCAACAACGCATCATCATGAGTTTCTCCTGGTTTAGGATCCCAACCAAGCCTCCTGCAAAGCAATATAAACAGGAAAGTTGTAGCAGAAATACTCTAATTCCTTAAAAAAATCGTTAACCGCAATAAAAACCAACTTACTCTGCAGAGTACTGGAGAACATTAATAGAAAACTGTTTGAAATAATCTAGCAAGTCTGGAACTGCATCAGCTGCAATATTTTGAACTTTAGAACTTATCTGTAAAACAAGAGAACTAAAATTAGATCCAATAAATAACCTATGTAACTAATGAGCAATATTGGGAAGATAGCATTACTGATATCAGGTTAGAGAGCACAGTATAATCATCTTCCTCCCTATAAGCTGCCATCAAGTTAAGCAAGGAGGTCAATGATTCTTTGCGAGCATTACAAAGTGCATATGTATCATCCAAAATTCCTGTCAAAGTAGTAACTCACAAATTATCAGTATTTTCCTCTTCTACCATTGGAACTAAATTGTTAAGAGATTATCTAATTTACCAAACCGGTCTGATGGAGATAATATTTTTTCTCTATTGCATATCTAAGTTTAGCAGCAAGCAACTCATCATATTTCACCCTGTAGAAACCAGCCTGCTCCACATTAATTTTAATCCAAGATTTGCTGTCTTCGGTAATCGGGGAACCGAGTAACTCTTTAACATCACGTGTTTCAGATTTTGTTTGGAAGAGGAAATTTTTGTGGACGTCATATGAGCCAAAGCATAATGTTATTGGAACAATCCATTGGCCTTCCCCTTGAGCACCACTTGACAAGAATTGTGACTGCCGATAAACATACAAGGCTCCCAAGTTACAATACACATAAAGGGTTTTCTCTGAAGATAATCACGACAAGAAACTAATGAAAAGGTTGGATGCAATGGTACCTGATCAAACTCCAAATTCTGATTGTTGACTTTAACAGATATAACAGGATATCCTTGCTGCTTAGTCCATGTGGTCATTAACTTATTCACAGGTTCACCAGATCCTTCCTCAAGTGCAGCCCATAGATCCTCAGTCTTAGCATTTGAACAAGCATGCTTTTTTATATATGAAGCTAGTGACCTCTGGTTAGATAAAAAAAACAATGTGGGaattttatgtttattttatttcttaATCCCTCAATTTATGAAGTATCTTTATGGACTATTTCCTATAAAAAGAATATCGCTTTCATTGGAATAAACATGTTCTGAAGTTACTGCATACTTTACAATTATAAAAGCAAATTTGTATATCATACATTAAAAAGAAATTACAACAGAGAGTAATCCTAGAGCAGAAAATAGTCAGAGATGCTATTTCTTTGCCTAATAACATACAACATGTCAACCCGAATTACACTCAACACACACCTCATATTCCTCCCATTTTCCATATgtaacctttctcctcttctctaTCTATAACCCTATTACAGTAATTAACAATCAAAATCTTAGCAGTTGACAAGTAATGTATAAGGCTGTGAATATAATTGAAGTTAAATACCTTGCCTTTTTCATCTGATCGGATACAGCTCTGTAAGCATACTTCCACCAAGACCTGGAATCAGCTTTTACTGGCACCAGTGGACGGAAATGAGCATACTTTAGACGTTGATTAAATGTAGCGAAGTTGTCTGCTAATTTCATCATATCTCTGTATCCATCCTGCAAAGACAGAAATGCAAAGATTATCCTCAAAAATGATGACAATCTCACACAACAAAATGACCAAAAGAGAAACAACAAATGAACCTTAGATAAGCTGATTGTAACATCATCCAAATTCACAACAGCCGTCTGCAATGGTTGTTTGCTATCAGCAACTTCACTCGAATGCAGCTTTGAGTACTTTGCTTTCCCAGTTACCGGCTGCAGAACATATGAGTGTTTTCGCGACAAAGTATCCGCTGGTTTCCCATCTTTAGTTCCAAAATTAAATATCTGATTTTTAATGAGAATCGACATGAGATACAAAAAAAAATAGTGGCAGACTAATAATAAAATGgagaaaacaaaagaaaattacaTGCCACTTCCAAAGAAGTCAAATGAACCATTCCTTCAGAGGCAAAAAGACCTACTCTACTTTAAATATTTGGAGTTCCATTCAAACCAAATAACTTTGGAGTTCCATCCATCAGTGTTTATTTACAAACTCTAATAGCCCAACACCCACTATTCCACAAGCCTAGCAACATTTACTATCACAGATTCACAATAGCCCTTCACTGCCCAGAGTACAGCACGTTATGAGATACATTCAGATAGTTTGTGACATAAAAAGGAGTATTTACTTTATTAAAAATTAAAGGGTTGAGCTAACAAGTTCCCTGAGGCCACTGCTAAGGTATTCATAAAAATAAATAGTCTTGAAAATACAAGTCAAAACATATGTAGAAGTAATAAATACACAACTTCCTATGAGGAAGTTACCACTTTTGATTACTTAAACAATGCACTAAGGGCACTCATTAGCATTTTCCAAAATTAAAATATCAATAACAGCAAGAGTGCAAGACCATCAGCTGTATGTGGCAGCGTGTTTGATAAATATAATTACCTGGAGATCATGTGTTATTCTACAAATAAAATAAGCCGTGACATGAAGAACTCGCATACCATATATTATAACAGTTTAGAAGCTTGCCTCATAACAGAGAATACAGTAATTATGATAAAGACAATGGTGCAAAGAAGCATAAACACAGTTCACACAGAGGGGGAAAATGGGTAGCTTTCAAATATAGAAAAAAGTTTGCATAGACTAGTACCTGGAAAAACTTATTCCAAATGCTGGTCTTGCCAAGACTCAAAGGATGTTCCCCGTGAGTGATTTGTGATCTAGAAAGCATGCACCTGGTCTCACATTTGACTTCGTCGGCATCATAATCAGCAGAGTCCCACATCCTCCTCGTGATTTCTGACTAACTAGCCACAAAAATATTCAGACGGGGGCTAAGTAGACAAAGCAAATAGAATATTGACTAGTTAGAATAACCAACAAAATCAACTAACTTACGAGATTGATAAGAATGTCTTGTTTGAAACGTTTGTATTGTGACCTCTTCTTTGCCAATTCAGAGGACCAAAGGGCATGATCAGGTGGTAGATAACCTAGCAGAAGCtgcaaaaaaaaataataaataaataaattgcAACATCTATATACATTGATTTTTGACTTTGGACCTATTTGaattgacttatttgagtttatCTATCATCACTGACCTAAATACTTGTGAGGGCTTATACGAACAGTATATAACAAGTTCATAAATTGTTTTCAGCTTATTTCCATAAGCTCTTCAAAAAAGCTAATGAAAATAGTTTATATTTTATAGGTTATATGAAAACCATTTAACTTTACTTGGTGTTAAGTTATAAAAATAGCTTATCCATAAACACGTATATGATAAACAACCATTATGCTATAAACACTTAATTAAATTGTTCATCCATACCAAGGCTTAATTGAAATTTCAAAGAAAAATGAAAAGGAAGTTACCTTCCAGACAGTAGAACGTAAACCAGGAAAATCAGGTATCCCTTGAGAAGCAATTCTCCTCAATTCCCGCATATCTATGACCTTCCTAGATAACTATTAGTAACCAAAGAGTTAGCAATATAATCATAACTGAACAATAACAACTATAAGCTTTTTTATTTCAGAGTAAGGATGATGGAGTGAAACGAAAGCTACCTCGGCTAACAATTGAGCCTGGCACTGGGCCCGGCGAGAGATGGACATGTCATCGGCGGAGGAAGTAGaagcagaggatgaagaagaaAAGGGAGATGAAGTGGCAATACCATTGTGATTTGTACGATGTTGAATTAAAGGAGGATCTTCTTCGACGGTGACAGGGGGTGGAGAGGGAGGTTCCGGTGGGTCAAAAGCGGCGGAAAAGCGGTTGTGTTCGGAGGGGGAGGACCAGATAGGACTGTTGAGCCAATCGGGAACGCGTTTCTTCGCCATAGTTCTAGGGTTTGTTTATTTCGATTCGAGGTATGAATAATGAAATAGTGGTAGTTAGTTTAAGAGGAGTAGATTTTAGAAAGAGGACGAAGAACGCAATAGCATGCATTTTACTGTGAAATTAAATGGAGAAGGGTTTGCTTACGGCTGTTGCTGCAAATGGAGTGGGCCACTGTACACATGGGCTGTGCAAATGCCACCGCAACATACACAAATTCTAACCTCAACATGAAATCGCCGCTGCCGGAGGTGATTCCGGCGCGAAGGAGACGGAGGGAGTACGGTGAGCCTTGAAGCAGGTTTTGGTTTGAATGGGGTAACACTggacttaggtaaattatccttttctttttaattgaaagactttaaacagcgctttctcaaaagcgctgactaaggtctatatttaaaagcgctttctaaaagcgctgtctaagggggggtcttagacagcgctttctaaaagcgctgtctaaaacccccccttagacagcgctttcattatttttttagaacagtttccgtgttttatttttattttaaccttagacagcgctttcttttaaaagcgctgtctaagatgcgctgttaaaaaacctttttggcgtagtgtaaataataaaacaaaatattaaataatgattaaagaacctgaatgcgtaatacaatggtcttgaacactccaccacaagccggtaggatttgttcttggattcttcaattaaacagtaaattaaatcaaggaaataaaactggaatataacgtaaggttaaatccagtataaaattgcacaatagtttccggtgtagaaactattatgcgaaaaatatctaaaagctaaaactggaaaggtaaatttgcaagggaaaaagaacgtaaagcttgcaaaagaaataaataaaataaacaatgctggaaaagaaaaaaataagcaaaaggcgtgaaaagaaaatttggcagagcttcggcaatgtgagcgtggaaaaaccggTCCTCTGAAActtcccaattagctgctatttatacagctgctggtgtaactgcttttcaagggtttccgtgtgcgtggtctcgttccgagggttaagcgtgcgtggaaatagctttcaacgtggtcagttgagttccttgcgccaaaaatataggggactggtgtgacgctcgtcacaccatgtgtgacgctcgtcacaggaatgcttttagtgtgacgctcgtcacaacccttgtgacgcccgtcacaggcataacgtgcactttctttgggctgggcttggtctttgttatttgtttcctttttattcctttttacacctccttttcttccctttttcacttttgcttcaaaatggatacctgacataaatagcaaggaaatactgcataatatctgataaaatgagataaactaaagtaaatgataatataatctaattgaattaagtcttaaaatgtgatataatttcgtgttatcactTCGTGTTCCTTGATCCTTCTTCTCCAACTGTTTCATCAATCTATTGCCAGAAAGCATCCAAATCGCGACTGTTCAAAGTGAGTGCAACAATGGAGTTTGGAGATTTCTCACATCTGGATTGTGCTTGAGCTGAAATACAAGTTCCAATCAACTTCCTAAAGCTTCATCTTCATCTGTTTTTGGTAATTGCGCGCAAAGGCTTCAAGAACAACCTCTGCCATTAACACAAGGTTAAATTTCGAATCTCATCTTTTTTTGAATTTCCATATGCGTTTTGTAGAGCTTGCAACGTAGATGAACATGCTGTGATTGGTTTTTGATTTGGTGAACTATTGAATGTGTAATCATGATTTTTAGCTTTGATGTTATTTCTTTAATTGATCGATCCGTGAGATATGTTAGGAATTAGGATGAATTGATCACATATTCGTGATCCTGGTACTCAGACGGTTCCAATGGATATCCGCTTGTTAATTTTCATGGTGATTTGAGGTTTTTCGATTTTCTGCATTTCTGAGCTTAGAACGATGATGATCTTGTTGTTTTCTGGAAAAATACGCGTGTAGATCTTCAACTTTCCATGGCCTCTTTTGAATTGTGTTTGGCGCCACTGTtggccaatcaaaacatttcctgGCCGCGTCTggaaacgacgccgttttggtGAATTTCAAAGAAATTGCAAAATTGCCACTAATCCATTTAATTATATTATTTCAATTggttttttcattttcattttcattttgttacaagaacttcaataaatcatagagagctcattttttatccaaaattaGTGAAACTTTTTGCATAATTCTCATGAggatgtgtagaatttaatggtgatttttgtggaatttttgcatgtatagaaaattaaaatgcctagggtttgtggAATATGTCACATTTGTATACACTTTGCTaaaaccttcatgaaatgctcatgcttccgaagaaatggatgaaaatttttgtgcttgttctggactcattgatagtgattttcatgtaaagtttatgatttttggatacttggtgatggagatatgattttttgattagaggtgtgacaatttgtgtcacaccaagctaggtcatctttctgattttatttgtatggcctagaaatgtttgattgtgttgaaattttgcatggatgatcattgataggtcaagataacatgtgatttttgctggaatttttgatggagttttcaatttgattgataattttcttcactgttgGTTCATTTGGCAACAttatgtgacacatgtttgtatttcttttgtgaaattctcatatggtattggatgaagatgaaatttgacatgagcatattagacacattgtaggacatcatgattttgatcccattcatttctaatatgttgtcactgttttatgaattattgaagtggatgcttgtttggatgctatgaattggcttgtataattttgtctggacttcttgattttcattgacctacttccccttgtccaattgagctgaaatttgacatgctatccattgaatgtgtcctgtttaggtgtgaatttttgtggaattaattgaattgttttgatatggatttgattgagatagttctgtttggttctttgaggttgcaaattgccTAGTTTGTACCTTTTAggtcatgaaatgatattggggattgatatgagcatgggaccaattgcatttgcttttaatttggttgaatgtgattttggattggtttacacttgctgtttagaattttttatccctttggaccctaggcttggcctagtggtctagtttctcacatttggtttggattttcaggatgaaatgcacaatgcttaaaggagattgcttcaaggcaatttgaattgagtttggttgatgttgagaactaatttgactttgttttgtagggattgatgcttgagcttgagcttatagcttgcacttgtgtgcattaacttgtgttgcttgtacagattaactgattaaccatttgctgtttactgtttgtctgtctgagtactgatgatacttgattgatttcaggtacatttagttgcttacagttccttgagaacttgcttgctgttgcttggtttttaaaccaattgaggtaggacttctattctccatgtagtctggaagacctggcctgttacttggccaggcaactgtctgaagtcctccttaagaggcgatgtttgtgcttgtttacatttgtgccaagcaggtaaaagaccttgattaaggcaattggtggatcatagagatatgcaatctatctcccactattctgttgagtcgtccctctgctcacaccactgtgttgatgcattgggacacaaaccccaagatcttgtactttgtacagttgtgtcagagtcttgagtgtagaagggttcctccattctggacccacgctcctttgtctgaagctctccctggtcagggataagagctgtgaagtctaatcttcactcacctttc from Lathyrus oleraceus cultivar Zhongwan6 chromosome 7, CAAS_Psat_ZW6_1.0, whole genome shotgun sequence encodes the following:
- the LOC127102505 gene encoding aminopeptidase M1 gives rise to the protein MAAYREEDDYTVLSNLISISSKVQNIAADAVPDLLDYFKQFSINVLQYSAERLGWDPKPGETHDDALLRGEILTSLAEFGHDLTLDEASRRFQAFLENRNTPLLPPDIRRAVYVAVMKRATKSNRSGYESLLKLYRETDLSQEKTRILGNEISSVKA
- the LOC127105744 gene encoding uncharacterized protein LOC127105744 yields the protein MSILIKNQIFNFGTKDGKPADTLSRKHSYVLQPVTGKAKYSKLHSSEVADSKQPLQTAVVNLDDVTISLSKDGYRDMMKLADNFATFNQRLKYAHFRPLVPVKADSRSWWKYAYRAVSDQMKKARYLTSIIFTALYITCQLLRF